Sequence from the Streptomyces peucetius genome:
CCGTGCGCCGGCGCCGCGGATGCCCCCCGGCACCCCGGCACCCTCCTCGCCTGCCGGCGTCCGGGCGACGCCGTGCGTGCCCACCTCCTCCTTGCGCGGACGGCGGGAGCAGTGCAGGGCGAGAAAGCGCTGTGCCGCGACGGCTCCGTCCGTGCCGCCGGGCAGTTGCCGGTCCGGGGCGGCGGGCACGAGCGGGAAGGAGTCGGGTACGGCCACCACGAAGTTGCGGCCTGTCGACATCAGGCCGCGGACGACCTCGTCGGCGTCGGCGTACCCGGTCAGGTCGACGACGACCGGCAGGCCGGCGAGGTCCCGGCGTCGACCGGACTCCTCGGCCATGTCCAGGGCCTGGGCCGCGGCCGAGTCGGCCCGGCCGGGGCGCACGGTGTCGGGAATCCGGGCGCGACGGCGCTGCTGCGGGTCCTGCGACCACTCCTCGGGGAGGAGGAGCCGCCAGTCCACCGGTACGACCTCGCTGTCCGTGGACAGGAAGGCCCCGATCCCCACCTGGCAGTTGACCGTACGCCCCGCCTGCGGCACGAATCGGCGGTGGACGCCGCAGGAGCGGTCGCCCCGTTTGGGGAGGACCACCGGGCCGATGACCAGGGCCCGGGGGCGGGTGCGCCGGCCGACCCAGCGGGCCAGTTCGGCGCGCACGGGTTCCCATTCCCACGGGCTGGCGTTGACGAACTGGTGCAGGGCCTGGGGCGCCGTACTGGAGTCGGAGACGGTGGCCGCCAGGCGGCGCACCGTTTTCTTGCCCGGTGTGGTGAGCAGGCCCCGCATATAGGCGTCCGCCCATCTCCGCTGATCGGCCCGGGGCAGCCGTCCGAAGAGAACCTCGGTAAACGCGGAGACCGATGCCCATGCCTGCGTGGTGTGCTGCGTAGCCATCGCGCGTTTCCCTCCCTCTGGTGTCGCTGGTGCCGGCGCGGTATGGGCCGGTACGTAAAACATAGAGAACGACCTCTATGTTTTCAATCCCGCGGTGCGGGCCGCTGCGACTTCGGGAAGTTCACCGGCCCGCGGCGGCCCGGGTGTTCAGCCGGAACGCGCCGTGCGCAGCGCCTCGTTCCGCAACTCGCGTGCCGCCGTCTCCGCCGTGGCGCTGTCGCCGTCCGGCACGCCGTACGTGAGCGACAGCGCCAGAGCGCCCCTGAGCACCGACACATGCAGAGCCCCCACCGCGGGCGTCGCCTTGCGGTTGACGGCGGTACGGAAATCCGCCACGCGTGCCGCGTGCACACCGAGCGCGACGTCGACGGAGCCGGCGTCGGTGACCCTGATGTCCGGGCCCGTCCCGCCCGCGGCCTCGGCCTCGACCGCCCGCCTGATCCGGGCGTGCTCCCGGCGGGCCGGCCGCCATGCCGCGTCGGCCGCCCGCAGCGACGCGGCGTACGCCCGGGCGTGGTCGGCCGTCGGGCCGCCCCCGATCCGCAGCGCGGCGGCCACCTCGTGGAGACAGCACCCGGCGTCCGGCATCATCACGCGCTCGGCGTACCGCCCGCGCAGAGACACCGTGTTGGACAGTACGACCTCCTCCTGACCCGT
This genomic interval carries:
- a CDS encoding transposase → MATQHTTQAWASVSAFTEVLFGRLPRADQRRWADAYMRGLLTTPGKKTVRRLAATVSDSSTAPQALHQFVNASPWEWEPVRAELARWVGRRTRPRALVIGPVVLPKRGDRSCGVHRRFVPQAGRTVNCQVGIGAFLSTDSEVVPVDWRLLLPEEWSQDPQQRRRARIPDTVRPGRADSAAAQALDMAEESGRRRDLAGLPVVVDLTGYADADEVVRGLMSTGRNFVVAVPDSFPLVPAAPDRQLPGGTDGAVAAQRFLALHCSRRPRKEEVGTHGVARTPAGEEGAGVPGGIRGAGARQVTVLTGLVRLPGTRPLLRVFAEWDPAACRTGQVWLADLAHRPVADLLGLAGLHAATTDTLERLESDFGLRAFEGRSYPGWHRHMTLVSAAFAYSSLSRDPCPVPAASPRPTPRPAPRRTPTRTACN